The genomic DNA ATCTGGACCTCAGACTCAACCTTCGTGCTGTCAGGACCTTCTAAAATCAGCTTCTTCACCTTCACCACTGTCTGTGAGGCAAATATGCAGCAATCAGCTTTTAAATTCGTTCAAACTTGGTTTAATTTCCAGAATATTCCACAAACTAACTCATCCATTATCTGATAattcaacatgttttacttttggCGCTATAATTTTGTGTGACTTCTTATTTACTGTCTTTTTGGAAGCTCACCGGTAAGTTGCACCCTCCTTTCTGACACAGCTTATTGACCAGGGCTCCCATAATGATCACCACTGACTCTTTGATGTCAGTGCTGCCGATCTTTCCCTTTGAAATATCCTGAAACAGAAACTCTTGTCATTAAATTCACCAAAAACATTGGAAATGCTGGGATAAAACGTATGTACGATGTGGATTTGTTTTGCATAGTTATTCTTAGGACTGCAGGCTCTAAACTTTAAGACACATCAGGGACAATAGATGAGGTaagtttttgctttcttttaacCGCTTGAGTGCTGACTTTTTCCTGAATTTGTCACTTTGCAGTTAATCTTTCAGGCAGGGCACTAATCTGAACTTCAGCAGAGGTGGAGCACACCTTTTTCTCTTCTAAATCACTGATATGTACCAAATGACTGCAGGTGTTATTCTTTCCCCTCATAAGCAAGTAAAGGTGCCAATTCTGTCGTTAATGACATGGCACTCACCAGCAGAGCCTGGAGCATTCTCTCGTTGGGGTGTGAAGCAAAGCCACATGCATAGAGAAACCTCTCCTGCAGAACCAAGCCTTTGGCATCGGTGAAGTTGAGGAATTCAAGCATGGCATCCAGAGACGCAACAGTCTGGGAGGAGGTCACTGCATCCACCACCTGAGGTCTGATACCAGTAGGAAGAGGGTAAACACAACAATGGTGAGTTAATCTCCTTGGATCCTGACGTTCTAAATCTTAAAAGTTAGACAAGTTCAAAGAAACAGCGATAGAGTCATAGAGTCGGTGGGTAAGTTAAGATGTAGGGAATAAGGAGGTGCCTGCTTACAGAGATGTTTTGCTGGCGCTCTTCAACACTTTGAGGATCTCGTCTTTGGACGCATGCCTAATGCTCTGAATGAGGGCCAGAAAGCTGCGAGGAGCCGTGGCTTTGGACAGGCTCGCTGGCTCCAGCAGTTTCTGTTGAGCCTGCCAATGTTCAAAAAGCTAAGAGGGAGAACGTGGGGGAGAAGGAAATTGGAGACAGATCGTATTCAGGTCAATAATTACAgtacaaaaatatacagtatctaTTTCCTTATACAGTGTTATGTAGGAGTCATTTTGTAATAATGACTTGTACAAGCCAGATGGTTGTACTCTGAAGAGGGTCTGTAGGCATTAAAATGTTAGTTGTACTGAATCCATAAAGAGTAGTGTGCGAGGATCTTTATCCACCTGTATAAAAAATCCCTCCTGTTATCCCTCCTTGGAGAGGAGGCCCATCATAATGATGTATTCAATAAAATCCATAATTGTTCTGTTGAATGTTTTATAATTTACACTAACACATGGGCCGTAATATTGGGAACTGAGAGAATAAATATCCTGTCATTAACATCAGCATTATCTAATTCCTCATCACAAGCAGTCCAATGATCAGACAGGTTTTGAACAAACCCCTTTGGTTGGCAAAACGAAAgtgaacagtaaaaaaaaatcccccaaactGTCAGTTATGCTGGTATTTCATGattaaaccaaagtattggacaaattggAAATTTGACCTGGTGATGGACCAAGAgttattaggattcatcctgaGAAGGAAATGAATATCTGTTCCAAATTTATCAACTATTTGACAAATGTCCAAGACATTTAACACAGAGCTATAAATTTTAACATCATGGCGGTGTTATAGGATAAGTCCGAGGATCACCAGAGTCATTAGTATGCATCCTCTGAGGGccgtgaatgtctgtacaaaatgtcatggcaatctATAAAATACATGTTGAGTCTCTTCAGTGTGAACATGGCGGAGTGACGTTGCCATCCATAGGGCCtggctgaaatgtgtttgtgtatgaaagTGAAACTTTGGTGTGTGAAAGAGAGCGGGTACTCACTGATGGACAGCCCTTGCACTTGGATTTGGCCTTCTCTGCAATGATACCAACAGCTGCCAGTTTGGCGTCGATCGACTTGACAACCCCGGCCACATCTTTCCCAGCAGCCTCCAGCGGTCCAGCCTCTGTCCCTACCAACGTGAGGGCTTGCCTGGGAAGCAAAGAAtgttaaaattttaaatgtgcCCATATCAGAGATGGCAGCACATATGAATTCTTTGTCAAGGAATTTACCTGGACACAACTTTAGCCGCAGCAGATCTGCGGGCGTTGACAGccactttgtgtgtttcttcagcCTTGGCTGAGCGGATGAAACCATCCTCAAGTGTGAACTTTGTAACAGAACTAGATTTCCTGCTCACGCCCAAGACCTGAAGACATCATGGCATGATTTATTAGTGAAtcgttatatatatatatatttgctcTGTGAGTTGGCTGGATGTTGACATACCTGACTGTGTGTGGTGAATCCAGTGTCTGCAGTCTTACACGTCTCCAGGATCTTGGTTCTTGTTACTTGACCTTCGACGGCCTTGTAGGCGACTGTGCACCTTCCAGACACGTCATTCTGTTCCCAGACATCAAGTGTGCTCACATTAGATGTGATGTACATTAGTACATGTgataaaacatatataaatatttttaggCCGTTTACCTCTATAACCTTCCCAGTATTGAGCTGTAGTTGCAGTAAGCTGGCCAGCCCCCTTTTAAGGTTCTTGATGGTTGCAGGTTCGGCCCAGTAGGAATAAAATGCTTTTGTCTAGACgtgtgaaaacaaagaaatatgttAAACAATATTTTATGCTTTTGAACGGTGGGCACCAAGTCATTTTGCTCGGCAGATAAAGCAGCTCCTCTGGTTATATTCTCTACACACGTCAGTAAAAAGCAATGACCGGCATGAAAGATGAGTCTCATGTTTATCTATGTCGATGTTATCATATTAAAATAACAGAACCAAAGCTCAGTCAAATGTGTTTAGTTCATCTTAGGAGACATCATATCATGCTACAAAGTCTTCTAGTGTGGCTTCAGACTCAATAATGGACTCATGAGTGGAGGAAGCAGCCTACAGTGTCTcctactgtatactgtatgtagttTATTTGTGGGCACTCAGCCACAATAACAGCTATGAACACCATAAATAGACTGTCCACTGCCACTCTGTGTATTTTTCCTGCCACGGCCTGCCTTCAGTACAAATAACCTGACAACACCAGGGAGGACACTGATCTGTCCACTGTCATACTGTCAGTCAGCTCCTTCTTTCAAACTTTACTCCATTACCGAACCGGTATTAATCCTGAGAGGTGACAGTTTAGCTCAAATTTCTTTTCTGCTGGTTTAGTTCAACAGTCAGCCAACAGTCAATGATACTTTTTAGAAAAAGATATATTACAAACAATATGCTTTTGAAGTGCCTCTGTGTGGAACTGAAGTCCTGGCATTATGTAAAGCCAATATGAAGAACAAAAACGTCTCTTTTTACTGCTCTTCATGCTGGATATTAGAAATCATGGTGCCTCCTCCTAATAAAGAGTTTGTAACTTTGAATGAATTGTTTTAGTCATGGTGAAGAAATCAATTTTAATAAATTGTTCATGAACAATTAATAGAGCCATTAGTTACAACTTGTAAACCCCTTATGAGTTGGCAACCAAGCCTTTACTGTATGTCTTGCACAACAAGTAATGAGAAgctatttaaatgtaaatgagatATCTAACAATCAGCCTCCTACTCGTCTTTTGGTGGCTATTATGCATTATTGGATGGTATACAGTGATAATGATGTGATAACAGTGAATGGGTTTGGCTTTATCCACCAAGCCGAAGCTGTTCACTGAGTCAGGcgtgttcattcattcactgacCCTCTGAACCTGCTGACCTTTGCACGCAAGCTGGTATTTCCCCTGCCAGCATCATCACTCCGGCACAGTGACAGTAAGCTCATTAATTCTGTGAATGCAACAACGGTGCAGTGCTGGAAGTGCACGACTGACTTTCTAACACTTTTTATGTAGCATCTCTCACATGTATAACATCACAAACTGGCTGAAAACAACAATTCTACTGTTGTTCTTTGTCAATATTTACCAAAAATGTTAACTCTTTATGCAAATAGGTGTCATTTTGACAGTACGCCACCCATCTAAAGAGACTGAGTTTGAACAGATAATACCAGCGATGAGTGGCTCATAAGGACTACTTTCTTTATACGCATATTGTTTAATAGTTTAACCTAAACTCTTCAGTTCTCTGCAACTGTAAAGTGCTAAAAAGATCAATGGctaaaaagaattaaaatgagCAATGATTACCAGGTACTAGGAGTGGCGATGCTAATGCTCTTACCTTTCCATTTCTCAGATGCACTAAGAAAGGTTTTGTCAGAGCTTCTAGTTTGGTCTTCCCCAAAACACTTTCTGCTGTGGACCCGTGGAGGATGTTCTTCTGCTCCGATCGACGGGACGCGTGGTcgatcctcacatttgagatcTACGAACAACAGATGAAGTCCTTTTTGCAATTAGTTTTGTGTGCATTGTCAGTTTTGTGTGTACTTGTAGTCGGAAATATTGTGTGGATTATTCTAACTCTCTCAGAacatatttaattaaaacatttataaatgtaCCACAGAATGACATCATATCCAGTTTCAACATGTGATCGGACTGACATACCGCCAGTTGAATCAGTTGGTCATCTTTGTTGGTGGGATCTCTCCACACAAGGTGGATGTCCACATCTGTTGAGATCCTGTAGCCAGCACTGCCCTCCTTAGACCCCCTGGTCCTGTCCACCAGTACCTCAGTGGTGTAGCTGAATTTGTACAGCTGGTTGTTGTTCAGCCGGGGTCCTGCAGCACCACCTgaagaaacacaggaaacacagctgGTGAGCTAACAAGAGTGGAGGGTGGTGCTTTACACCATTGTCAACCACTTTCATACCACACATAGActaacaaatacattttgttacAGTTTTATTATTACACCTAAAAACTGATTTCtgatagaaaaaaatgaaacttaaCTTGGTAATCCATTACAATTAACATTTAGTCATCTTCAATTGTTTGTCTCTGTACCCTCATATAATAACACAGTTATTAAGCAGTGTTTCTCTATTGGTGGAGCATTCACGCTCAAAAATTGTGTACTTTTCAAACCAATCCACACATTTAACTGCCTTTCTATTGAAAATATAGTAACTTTGACATGTGTTCACTGTGACGAATGAACACAAACCAGAGGACTCATAAGCTGTAAACTATGTCGGTAATTAGGTCAATTTTAATACTGAAGCATTCTGAAACTGGTGTGTAAAACCCTctgatatgatttttttttaccagcgatattcacaaacacaagacaagaTGGGCTTACGTTTATAATAAGTGATATCAattgtataaaaaaataaaaacttccaCTGAACATActgctcctttttttctttcattgtttgTTTCCTTCACAGAAAGTGGTGATTCGATCAGCAGCTTCTTAACAAGGCATGCTCAAGTTAGACAAGTTAAAAAAATCCCTCCTCTGCTTAATGACAAGCTTTCCATTAGATACGACATCAGGCCATgagggaagacagacagactgacgtGTCAGTACTTGATTTCGTCAGCGGTCACTACGAAATGTGGAGCTTGAATCCAACAAATACAAATTCTGGGTCAGTAACTGACTGACGTTCTTAGGTAACATCAGACGTAAAACACCCacagaaatgatgatgataatgaaatatgCTATGTTTTATCTTTCTTGGCAATTCTCTGATTAATCAGTGATGTCGCCAAGCAGCACTGTGTGAAGCTACTTCTTTGACAATGAAAAGGGGAGACTGACATTGTAGCTCTGTAACATCACCCAGAGTGATTTCCTGCCAGGATTCATTCATTAGGGGGTTTGAAGTCTCTGTAGCATGTTAAAGTGAAGCTTGACACCTTTGTTCATCAATAATTTATCAACGTTTCCCCTAGAAAGAAGCCTCCAGAGCACAGCCAAATGTCATTTTGAACTAcaaataaatgacacatttctaCTGACTGATCAtgaatagacttttttttttttatcccaaataaatgaatgaaacctTTACAAATAATCGGCCTAAAGTTTCTGTTCCCCAGATAAATATCCCACTGCCACAAACTGTATCTACACACAGGAAAAACTCCAGAAC from Pempheris klunzingeri isolate RE-2024b chromosome 3, fPemKlu1.hap1, whole genome shotgun sequence includes the following:
- the mttp gene encoding microsomal triglyceride transfer protein large subunit, which codes for MLTLAVFLLCAASSVSAAAKGPRLNNNQLYKFSYTTEVLVDRTRGSKEGSAGYRISTDVDIHLVWRDPTNKDDQLIQLAISNVRIDHASRRSEQKNILHGSTAESVLGKTKLEALTKPFLVHLRNGKTKAFYSYWAEPATIKNLKRGLASLLQLQLNTGKVIENDVSGRCTVAYKAVEGQVTRTKILETCKTADTGFTTHSQVLGVSRKSSSVTKFTLEDGFIRSAKAEETHKVAVNARRSAAAKVVSRQALTLVGTEAGPLEAAGKDVAGVVKSIDAKLAAVGIIAEKAKSKCKGCPSLFEHWQAQQKLLEPASLSKATAPRSFLALIQSIRHASKDEILKVLKSASKTSLPQVVDAVTSSQTVASLDAMLEFLNFTDAKGLVLQERFLYACGFASHPNERMLQALLDISKGKIGSTDIKESVVIIMGALVNKLCQKGGCNLPTVVKVKKLILEGPDSTKVESEVQMYLLALKNSMLPEAIPIFTKYAESEVGAYNTIALTALQRYDVTLMTDEVKRTVNRVYHQNRRIYEKNVRAAAADVILSSNPSYTEVKNVLLSIGNLPHEMNKYMLSKIQDILRFQLPASKVIQQAMKDRISSNYDRFSKVGSSSAFSGFMAHSADVTSTYSLDILYSGSGILRRSNMNIYGASNGATLHGLQVAIEAQGLESLIGATPDEGEEDLESFSGMSALLFDVQLRPVTFFKGYSDLMSKMFSMTGEPMNVVKGLILLTDHSEMIQLQSGLRASAEFQGGLAIDISGGMEISLWYRESKTSVNNRGALVVTGNVTVDMDFLRAGVEVSFETEAALDFITTVQFSEYPFLVCMQMDKTTFPFSEYLTKYESLSSGKSVMSHKSKKQLVPGSEFPLHQENSNMCKKVFDSSW